CTTCCTTGAAAATGTGAGAGGGAAATGTGCCATGTGGGGAATTAGAAATTCTTAGGTGATCAATTATTTCCTTTAAGGCAGAAAAAGACACAGGCTTAAACTGCTGAAAAACAGTCGAACATTTAGAAGCTGGAACTTAGTCTATCACTACCATTGAATGAGGAGCCCTTAGCGCTGAGATTTTTCAAGGAAGCATTTTCAGAAGTTTTCAGAGAGTGTAGGGGTGCCTCCCTATGATTAGTGGCACAAGGGTTAATAACAGAGTTAAAGATATTTTCACAAGGTTcttcacacgcacacactcactcagCTTCACAGGGAACAAGTCCAGGCCagatctacacacacacacacagaaaaatccaGATAGCAACGATCTTAAAACTCACAGATTCCGACTTGCAGATTACAGAGGGACTCATGCTGATGGCACAACGATCCAGCAAAGAATAACACAGGTCCGCCATCTTaaataattcaatttaattcaattcaattcaattttatttatatagcaccaaatcacaacaaaagttgcctcaagatgcttcatagatacagagaaaaacccaacaatcatatggccccctatgagcaagcactttggcgacagtgggaaggaaaaactcccttttaacaggaagaaacctccggcagaaccaggctcaggaaggggcggggccatctgctgcgaccggttggagtgagagaaagaaaacaggataaaagacatgctgtgcaagagagacagagattaataacagatatgattcaatgcagaggtctattaacacatagtgagtgagaaaggtgactggaaatgaaaaactcaatgcatcatgggaatcccccggctgcctacatctattgcagcataactaagggacgATGCATGGTCACCTGGTCCAACCCTAACGATacgctttagcaaaaaggaaagttttaagcgtaatcttaaaagtagagatagagTCTGTCTCcggaatccaaactggaagctcgTTCAACAGAAGAGAGGCCTGGAAACGGAAGGCtctaaaatagctaaaataagtcattaaaaacttttaaaagggcTGATTCAGTGCTATGAAAGGGTTTAAAACTATATTGGAAAACCTctaacacattttgcttttccaggaaGGCCATTATTTGGCTGTAAACTATCTTTTCAAGAATTTTGGAAAGAAAAAGTAGTTTGGAGATAGGCCTGTAATTAGCAAGAGCCGTAGGATCAAGAGCATGTTTTTTAATCAGGGTTTTGACTACTGCATGTTTAAAATCTTTAGGGACAACACCTGACATCAGACTATGGTTTACCAGCTCAAGAACCAAAGGTCCAACTGTAGGTAACACCTCTTTTAAAAGTCGAGGAGGGACAGCATCATTTGGACACCCTGCAGGCTTAAGATGACCAACACTCTTCTTTAAAAAGGACAGAGTCACAGGCTCAAACCTGGTAGTTAGGATGACTCGGgagtgttgattcatttaaactaacaaaaccatcttgctgcaaccaggtttccgTAAGGCAGAGTACATCGATTTCTAAATCAagtattaagtcatgtactaacaaggtcattaagataagatgggtctgtttatttaagaccttgtatgtgaggagcaggattttgaattcaattctggattcaacaggaagccaatgaagggaagccaatagaGGATAAatgtgctctctctttctagtccctgtcagtactcttcctgcagcattttggattaactgaaggcctttcaggttttttttaggacaacctgataataatgaattacagtagtccagtctagaaggagggagagccttcagttttcaggcccctagTGATGTGTCAGTCGCGAATGAAAGGGTCTTAGAGCCAGATCTTTGACGTGAGTCGGCTCCTTTTTGGGaggtgtggttttttttttctttctctctcttgcaTCTCTCTCACACTTTATTCCCGCTTCACTCCACACGCGacccttgtgctttgcgctgggaagaaggggggaggggcggtagttacactctcagtagcacaggaacagagcgggagggagagacacagaaagagagccagggacaacaacgtcacattggaaaggtatagtaatcatttgaatttgaatttatttttcatttatttatttaaaagggacagTGCAGTTTAACATAGTTCAAGGGCAAGACATGAGACTGATGTACCGCACATAGGTTTATAGCTACTGCTAATTTTCAACAATTGTCCCTTGTTGGGCTTACaatctaaataaatacatattacaATAAAACGGGCTGGaacacaactattttcagttgcagatgataaaggattcagaaagtttattcatgcaggcccatatgaaagacaatgtgcatcttctttttgttttcatattttaatttatatttaattgtgttgtggtttgcagtgttttgtgttgtttcactttaaatttgtaaaaggaaaaagctgaatatttaaataattaaaagttgaaatgtgaatagttggttttttgtattatatgattaatttattacattttatgtggagtgaatgaataaaagtatatttaaggTGGCCACTAGAGACAAAGCAcctacaaactccaaaacatttaaaaactccaaaacacgtaaaaactccgaagcacatacaaactccaaaacacgtacagaAGACAagagaagtgctccaggatgctcggcgcagtgttgagcttttgttacctagtggctacacaagccaggaagtaccaacaacaggatttggtgtgtggtagtagcAAAATGAatattcttttttaattatttgaatatatatgactgcttgtgtataaatacagaaacaatacacatatgctttcagttgtgtaatttaagtgatctaggtagctcttggaagttcagttaatgctAGAAATGTGCTTTGAATGTTTGATTTAATGAAGTTTGGATTCCGGAGACAGActctatctctacttttaagattagacttaaaactttccttcttgctaaagcatatagttagggctggaccaggtgaccctgaatcctcctttagttatgctgcaatagacgtaggctgccggggattcccatgatgcattgagtttttcctttccagtcacctttctcactcactatgtgttaatagacctctctgtattgaatcatatctgttattaatctctgtctctcttccacagcatgtctttatcctgttttccttctttcaccccaaccggtcgcagcagatggccccgcccctccctgagcctggttctgccggaggtttcttcctgttaaaagggagttttcccttcccactgtcgccaaagtgcttgctcatagggggtcatatgattgttgggcttttctctgacctttgttgtgatttggcgttatataaataaaattgaattgaattgaattgaatgcatgaactagtttttcagcatcactctgagactctgagggaagcatgtataatctaaacagaattggtcctagcactgaaccctgtggaactccaaaATTAACGTTACTGTTAGAAGAAGACTCTCCATTTAGATGACCAAATTGGAGTGTATTGGATAGatatcaggctttcaaatgaattaaaagtctgtcttggtctttggttgattaataggctggtgtgaaaaattgctgccacaccgccccctcggcctgtgcttcaaggtttctggtagttagaatgactcgggggtgttgattcatttaaactaacttaatcatcctgctgcaaccaggtttctgtaaggcagggtgacaggggatttctagGAATCGCCCCAcagttcttcagctgagacacctgagttagaaaacacaaacactgcagttgtctTTACTCGCGAGGGCAGTCACAGAGCGCTCGTACTCGCAGGAGGCACTCACGGACTCACACTCTGTCACTGTCtgcgttctttatttatacaagctGGTTACACGTATGTACAAAGATAACaaaaactcagagctgaggttccccttttctacatctgtatgttCTCAAAACAGAGGAAGCTCTTAGTTGCTAAATAAGTTTATCACACAAAAGTTGTTATatgaaaagtcacgtagacatgttgatcaattattaagtcaggcactaacagagacttggaggagagagacctaatatttattaacccacatttcactgttttactctttggttcagatgtgggtACTGTattcttctttctttgtgattttttatgttttaaggttttttttgctggtttttagtttgttttttgtctttttgggagctgacatagtctctatgtagattttttttggggggcggggggtaacaggaggagagaagctgcagagaggcgttgTTACCTCTAAACAGTTTCACCCCAGTTCGTGGATTCCTAAGGCCTCCAGAGACAACACCGGGACTCAGTAGTCAATTCACAACACTTTTATTCATCCACACTTATCCACCCCAGAATTCCTCTGCAGATCtcaactcctttgtctgtgAAACACAGTTTTGTAGAAGTGACCCCCCTTCTAACCCCTCTACAATGTGCCATAAAACGAAGCACTgtatttacatgtttgtgtgtgtgcgagcacgtgagtgcctgcgTGTGTGCGTTCCTGTGTGTAagtgcatgtgtatatatgtgtatgtaccTCTGCGTACGTGACTTCCTGTGGGTCATAAAAGTCTATCTCCCTTCCAGACCAAAGTTATCCAGTTACAAACATTGAGACCCCCAATATCccctggggaatttccactgaGCTGGGTCTTCTCTCTGTTTTACCTTCACAGCTCAAGGTGGGGGAGCGTCTCCTACAAGTCTACTCCTAAGTTTATGACACGCTTAGGCCTTTATTACATATCCAAAGTGGGATAGATGccatctctcctaacaagaccaggtttcctgcAGAAGGTTTGCAGAAGGTTTgaagaaggtttgccaattatctatgacgCCCACATCatttttggacaccactcagacagccagcaatttaaggagaacatgcggctaaacatgtcactcctggtctgattggggaggggaccagagaaaattacagaatccgacattgttttggcaaagttacacaccaattcaatattgattttagtgacctctgattgacgtaaccgggtgtcattactgccgacgtgaattataattttactgaatttacatttaaccttagccagcagttttaaatttccctcaatgttgcctgctctggcccctggaagacaattgactatggttgccggtgtctctagcttcacatgtctgagaacagaatcaccaattactaGAGTTTGACCCctggcgggtgtgtcgccgagtggggtccgctgcaccagctacaggggcctggctagctacgggtgaatgaagggtgcgaagccgagtctccaattcagtgatCCTgtcctccagagctgcaaatatgctacatttgttacaggtatcattactgcgaaaggaggccgaggattaactaaacatctgacacaatgagcaggaaagtgcaggagggacaggtgaagaggccatgGTGCTAGCGAGttggctacgagctaagctagcgaaaaagacacagtgagtgagtactttggctataaattaggtagtgagtacacagacaGTGTGCTTTGGATGACGCatgtgaagattatactatgaaaaaagaatgtatttaaaagtttttaattaaattgctaagcagaaaagctactcaaaaacaccactgtttgagcaggaacaggaagtgatactctaccgcagagagAGCGAACACTGGGATGGTTACTGGATCCTGTTCGGGAAGGTTGCTGGGGCCTGCTCTTAGATTGAGCATTGCCATTGTGGGTtgtgtccttctcccatatgctcatCTAGTATTGCTCCTTCTCCAGTCTTAGTAGAGCAGTTCTCATGTTGTTCctttgccactgagagtacaccttggatgggtctgtggagaacagctggtttttctcctgccttctatttTTTCTGGTATACCGCTTCAATCGGTAAAAAaattggggtgttctaaaacttttgaccagTAATGTATGCCTGAAGTAATTCTTCACAATTTCTCCACAGTATGGAAAAGGAGAGcacagaggttcccagtggtcagtctgcccagcagcatcaaacacacctggactccatatttatggtctgtacatgtacataaaCAACCTTTAACTCTTttctgttcacagtcatcttcatgctgctctttgtagaccagtggaTTGTCTGTGTGTCCAATGTGGATCTGATGTTTGCCGTCATGATTTCAGTCTAATTGTGTCATTCATAAAGTATTATGTTCCAGCTACTGGagaacaacatcatcacttttgtgaagaacgagctgaagaagtTCCAGAAGGTTCTGAACCCAGAAAACGCAGGATTGTTATATAGTCAGTTAGAAGATGGGGAGGTATTGGAATGTGAGGATAAAGAGCAGAGGAGGAGCAccagagaggcatttgtgaagatcacactagacttcctgaggagaatgaagcaggaggagctggctgaccgtctCCATAACCGTAAGAGaatatttgtaaatatttagGCTGCTGAAAAAAATGATTATTTACTAATGACTCAGGTGATAGGCTGGCatgtattaaaatattaatttattaagGGAATCAAATTGTGTGTAATGCATAACTATGTATGAactgctattttttattttttattatgattattattatcatttttattcagaACATCTCACTGTAATTTGTCAACGCAAACTTAAAttgaagctgaagaagaagttccagtgtgtgtttgagggcatcgctaaagcaggaaacccaacccttctgaatcagatctacacagagctctacatcacagagggagggactgcagaggtcaatgatgaacatgaggtcagacagattgaaacagcatccaggaaaccagacagaccagaaacaacaatcagacaagaagacatctttaaagcctcacctggaagagatgaaccaatcagaacagtgctgacaaagggagtggctggcattgggaaaacagtcttaacacagaaatacaccctggactgggctgaaggcAAGGCCAACCaagacatccagttcatatttccattcactttcagagagctgaatgtgctgaacaacaaaaggctgagcttggtggaacttgttcatcacttctttactgaaaccaaagaagcaggaatctgcagctttgaagaatttgaggttgtgttcatctttgatggtctggatgagtgtcgacttcctctggacttccacaatgCTTTGACAATGACTGACGTTACACAATCTGCCTccgtggatgtgctgctgacaaacctcatctgGGGGAACCTACTTCCTGatgctcgcctctggataaccacacgacctgcagcagccaatcagattccTCCTTTGTGCActgacatggtgacagaggtcagagggttcacagattcacagaaggaggagtatttcaggaagagattcaaagATGCGGAGCAGGCCAACAGGaccatctcccacatcaagacatcacgaagcctccacatcatgtgccacatcccagtcttctgctggatcactgctacagttctggaggatgtgctggaaaccagagagggaggacagctgcccaagaccctgactgagatgtacatccacttcctggtggttcaggccaaagtgaagaatgtcaagtatgatggaggagctgagacagatccacactggagtccagagagcaggaagatgattgagtctctgggaaaactggcttttgatcagctgcagaaaggaaacctgatcttctatgaatcagacctgacagaatGTGACATTGATATtggagcagcctcagtgtactcaggagtgttcacacagatctttaaagaggagagaggactgtaccaggacaaggtgttctgcttcatccatctgagtgttcaggagtttctggctgctcttcatgtccatctgaccttcatcaactctggagtCAATCTGCTGGTAGAACAACAAATAACCTCCCAGAAGTGTGAAATCAGACAATCATGTGCAGGGACAAACttctaccagagtgctgtgaacaaggccttacagagtccaaatggacacctggacttatTCCtacgcttcctcctgggtctttcgctgcagaccaatcagactctcctacgaggcctgctgacacagacaggaagttgctcacagaccaatcaggaaacagtccagtacatcaaggataagctcagtgagaatctgtctgcagagaaaagcatcaatctgttccactgtctgaatgaactgaatgatcgttctctagtggaggagatccaacattCCCTTAgttcaggaagtctctccacagatgaactgtctcctgctcagtggtcagctctggtcttcatcttactgtcatcagaaaaagatctggatgtgtttgacctgaagaaatactctgcttcagaggaggctcttctgaggctgctgccagtggtcaaagcctccaacaaagctctgtaagtaaaaAAGAGGCCTCTTATAAAACTATCATCAGTCACTCTATTTTTATCAAAATACCACTCAGACCCAGCATATAGTGAACCTATATTTGATAATTATCTTattaacaaagaaaagaaaaattagaaatgcattacaataacaaaacaaaatgaaataaaataaaataaaataaaataaaataaaataaaataaaataaaataaaacaaattaaaacaacaaataacaaaataatatatTACGTTTTGTTCATAGCAATATCACATGTACCAATAAAAtttcctgttactttactgttCTCTCTTTGATTCTCACTCATTGCTCTGATCTAAGCTAAAGGCTCTGCATCTGTGCACTGTTCAGTTAGGTCAGAGTTCAGATTTTGGTTTTTGCAATCACTGTTTTGTCTACCAAGTTCTGCAGTTGCTAACAAACTAAATCATATCCCTTTGGTTGTCTTTGATTTTCAACTTTCGGGTCAAAGAGAAATCTAACTTAGTCGTtctcaaaaatgtctttctgCATCCACTTTCATAATTAATGttcttatcattattattattattcttcaaccTGATCCAGTGACCCAGTCTTTGTGCTGTTCACTGTTAGATCCATATGTCTAGGTTATAGTTTTAATTATGGGAGAGAAATCATGTTTTAATTTGCTTCAGTAGTAGAAATTATAGGTGCAGTGCTGGACCTCTCTGTGAACACAGACGATCTTCTTCATGAACCAACATGGCAGTCCTATTGTCTCCCTTCAAGTCTCTTTCCCCCGTCCAACCTATTATTGCCACGGTCCTGAGTCTGCGACCCAGtgctttgtgttttggtttaagTTTTGTTCTTTGAATTATGGTTCTCTGTTAAATGTTTATTCTTCATGGTTTCTAGGTTTCTTTTCTGATTCTGCTCCTCATATGTCCATGTCTGAATGTCAACTCTACATCTCTGTTTCTGTCTTGTATTTTCTGTtaactttgttttgctttcctcTTCTGTCGTctaattaggttcagctgtgtttccttctGTGTGCCATTTACCCATGTCTATGTATAATGTGTGTTCAACTCTCTTCCTCATCGGATCGTCCATTTGTAATCCCAGTTCATCATTCTCTTCATCTTCCTGCGTGTCATCCCCTGTGTTTCTTCCTCTGTGTTTCCATGCCTCAGGTTCCTTGTTTCTGGTTTTCAGGTTTTGCTTCATTTCCTCGGTTTAGCtgtttccagtttaggtttttgttggtgttctcAATTCCCCATTTACCTTTTGTTTATAGTGTTTTTATCCCCAATAAAGGCCCACTTTCAGTTCAAACTCTGCCTTCATCTCCCTTGTCTAAGCTTGGATCCAGTCGTTTCATCTCCCAACAATCTGCATGCAGATTGTGACAGAATGATCTGACCAAGTAATGGACTCAGCAGACCATGAGTTGTACGTGTGGCAGGAGGCATCCTTCGCCCAGTTTGAAGAAGTGGAAGCCATGGCTCATGCCTGACCATGAGCGCATAATTCGCGGGACTCGTCTAGCTCTCGGGGGTCCCCGGAGTTGCCGTGTATGCCCACCTGCTGTACCGCCAGCATCTAAGGCTCAGTCACTTCCAGTGGGATATTGCTGCTTTTCTTCGGACACATACTCTCCAGCCCCTGCGTCGCCGTTCTGCTTGCCGGAGGGTCAGCTGTTCACTCTgttggtttcctcccacagagACAGATACAGCCAAGCCTTGATTATTTAATAATATCCGCATATTGATTCTTACTTATTATCTAAGTTTGGGACATTCTGTTCGGACTCCCTTGGCCCAGGAAATATGGTTCTGCCTATTATCTGGTGTGATGTGTAAGCATGTAGCAAAAAGACATAGCACTAAACAAAGATGGAGCGCCAATATATAAATGAGCACATGAAATGTGTatataaaaatcataaaaaacagctttatctAATCCTAACTGTTGTAAAATAATGTAGTGCGAATGTAGTGTACTGTAGTGCCTACAGGTCCTGTATTAATGTCATTAAATATATCAGCAACACACTGGTTTCAATTCAGTCTGTATTACTGTATTTTTATAAATGCAagtgttttattcatttctggactaaattttatttagtttcttttatttttagttaagttgCAGTGTTTATAGTTGCAGTCTTTGTTCAATTTTCTTGTCTTGGTTCAACCTATAAAATGATTGTCATTTcattatacagggagtgcagaattattaggcaagttgtatttttgaggaataattttattattgaacaacaaccatgttctcaatgaacccaaaaactcattaatatcaaagctgaatgtttttggaagtagttttagtttgtttttagttttagctattttaggggatatctgtgtgtgcaggtgactattactgtgcataattattaggcaacttaacaaaaacaaatatatacccatttcaattatttattttaccagtgaaaccaatataacatctccacattcacaaatatacatttctgacattcaaaaacaaaacaaaaacaaatcagcgaccaatatagccacctttctttgcaaggacactcaaaagcctgccatccatggattctgtcagtgttttgatctgttcaccatcaacattgcgtgcagcagcaaccacagcctcccagacactgttcagagaggtgtactgttttcctccttgtaaatctcacatttgatgatggaccacaggttctcaatggggttcagatcaggtgaacaaggaggccatgtcattagttttcttcttttataccctttcttgccagccacgctgtggagtacttggacgcgtgtgatggagcattgtcctgcatgaaaatcatgtttttcttgaaggatgcagacttcttcctgtaccactgcttgaagaaggtgtcttccagaaactggcagtaggactgggagttgagcttgactccatcctcaacccgaaaaggccccacaagctcatctttgatgataccagcccaaaccagtactccacctccaccttgctggcgtctgagtcggactggagctctctgccctttaccaatccagccacgggcccatccatctggcccatcaagactcactctcatttcatcagtccataaaaccttagaaaaatcagtcttgagatatttcttggcccagtcttgacgtttcagcttgtgtgtcttgttcagtggtggtcgtctttcagcctttcttaccttggccatgtctctgagtattgcacaccttgtgcttttgggcactccagtgatgttgcagctctgaaatatggccaaactggtggcaagtggcatcttggcagctgcacgcttgacttttctcagttcatgggcagttattttgcgccttggtttttccacacgcttcttgccaccctgttgactattttgaatgaaacgcttgattgttcgatgatcacgcttcagaagctttgcaattttaagactgctgcatccctctgcaagatatctcactatttttgacttttctgagcctgtcaagtccttcttttgacccattttgccaaaggaaaggaagttgcctaataattatgcacacctgatatagggtgttgatgtcattagaccacaccccttctcattacagagatgcacatcacctaatatgcttaattggtagtaggctttcgagcctatacagcttggagtaagacaacatgcatgaagaggatgatgtggacaaaatactcatttgcctaataattctgcactccctgtaaagaTATTTCatcacaagcacttttttttcagaCTAAGCAGCTGCAACCTCTGTGAGAGAGGTTGTAAAGCTCTGTCATCAATTCtcagctctcagtcctctcCTCTACAAGAACTAGAGCTGAGTAACAATGACCTGCAGGactcaggagtgaagcttctgtgtgctggactgAAAGATGCATATTGTACTCTGCAAACTCTGAGGTCAGGATTCTAACTTTTTCACAGATGGTcatttaaaatctaaatattactGGATAAACACCCAAGCTTTATTGTAATTATTACTGATTGCCAAGTGAACATTTACTTACATTTGAGTGGATTATTGAATCCTTTTCAAAAGGTAGTATTGAGGCTTCTTCAGGTGTGTCTGTTTGCAACTTTTATATCCAACAGAATCATTGTTCACAgatggattgttgttttgtgtgtctgcagtctgtcaggctgtctgatcacagaggaaggctgtacttctttggcctcagctctgagctccaacccctcccatctgagagagctggacctgagctacaatcatccaggagactcaggaatgaagctgctgtcggctagactgaaggatccaggctggagactggacattCTCAGGTATGGAGAATAGCTATGTCCCAATTCAGGGACCGCATGCTTCGGAGTACGCGCGCTTCACGGACTACGTGGGGTGGGTACTCCGAAGTGCAGGAAtggcggaagtgagaggcttgtgaaatgggacggtctagcctctgtcgcgctgctcaggttgcctagcaaccatgagaGAAGTGTTTCATTCAGGAttctttgacagaaatgaaggagaaaaaatgttttttttgttcgtttacttttttttatgaCATCAGTTTGATTTGTTGAGTATCTGacgctgagaccacaggactgtaaaacatgattgttgggattCATTTCTGttctgaacagtcattttaagataaGCTAGTAAATAGCAATTAGCTAATTTCACTCATGAGACTAGTGTCATTATACTTTGGtaatatatgtaaatataatatggccaatattatagttttttttttttgcgtgcCTCCAAAAAAAATGGAGTGGCACGCATTTGTGTGGCagcttattgaatgcagaacacctgatttttctgtaaatagtttgaaatggttattttaaaaaagggtaaaaggtaaatggat
The sequence above is a segment of the Oreochromis aureus strain Israel breed Guangdong linkage group 3, ZZ_aureus, whole genome shotgun sequence genome. Coding sequences within it:
- the LOC120438065 gene encoding NLR family CARD domain-containing protein 3-like, coding for MEKESTEVPSGQSAQQHQTHLDSIFMLLENNIITFVKNELKKFQKVLNPENAGLLYSQLEDGEVLECEDKEQRRSTREAFVKITLDFLRRMKQEELADRLHNRKRIFVSKLKLKLKKKFQCVFEGIAKAGNPTLLNQIYTELYITEGGTAEVNDEHEVRQIETASRKPDRPETTIRQEDIFKASPGRDEPIRTVLTKGVAGIGKTVLTQKYTLDWAEGKANQDIQFIFPFTFRELNVLNNKRLSLVELVHHFFTETKEAGICSFEEFEVVFIFDGLDECRLPLDFHNALTMTDVTQSASVDVLLTNLIWGNLLPDARLWITTRPAAANQIPPLCTDMVTEVRGFTDSQKEEYFRKRFKDAEQANRTISHIKTSRSLHIMCHIPVFCWITATVLEDVLETREGGQLPKTLTEMYIHFLVVQAKVKNVKYDGGAETDPHWSPESRKMIESLGKLAFDQLQKGNLIFYESDLTECDIDIGAASVYSGVFTQIFKEERGLYQDKVFCFIHLSVQEFLAALHVHLTFINSGVNLLVEQQITSQKCEIRQSCAGTNFYQSAVNKALQSPNGHLDLFLRFLLGLSLQTNQTLLRGLLTQTGSCSQTNQETVQYIKDKLSENLSAEKSINLFHCLNELNDRSLVEEIQHSLSSGSLSTDELSPAQWSALVFILLSSEKDLDVFDLKKYSASEEALLRLLPVVKASNKAL